Part of the Nostoc sp. ATCC 53789 genome, ACATCAAGTATTTGTCAGAACATTCACCTTTCATCGTTTCCTGTATACCCAACGCGGGTTTACCCGAAAACGTCGGCGGTCAAGCGCACTACCGCCTGACACCGTTAGAATTACGGATGTCGCTAATGCATTTTGTTGAAGATTTGGGTGTCCAAGTGATCGGGGGTTGCTGTGGGACGCGTCCAGAACACATTCAACAATTGGCCGAACTTGCTAAAGACCTGAAGCCAAAAGTTAGACAGCCAAGTTTAGAACCAGCAGCAGCATCAATTTACACCACTCAACCCTACGACCAAGATAATTCCTTCTTGATTGTTGGTGAACGTCTCAACGCCAGTGGTTCCAAGAAATGCCGCGATTTGCTAAATGCCGAAGATTGGGATGGACTCGTTTCAATGGCGAGGGCGCAAGTCAAAGAAGGCGCACACATTCTCGATGTCAACGTCGATTATGTGGGACGCGACGGCGTGCGCGATATGCACGAATTAGTTTCGCGCATTGTTAATAATGTGACACTGCCCTTAATGCTCGATTCCACCGAATGGGAAAAGATGGAGGCGGGTTTAAAGGTTGCCGGTGGTAAGTGTTTGCTGAACTCCACCAACTACGAAGATGGGGAACCGCGCTTTTTAAAGGTGCTGGAGTTAGCGAAAAAATACGGTGCTGGTATAGTCATTGGTACTATCGATGAAGATGGGATGGCGCGGACAGCAGACAAAAAGTTTGCGATCGCACAACGCGCATACCGTCAAGCTGTAGAATTTGGCATACCACCCACAGAAATATTCTTTGATACCCTAGCGTTACCAATTTCCACCGGGATTGAAGAAGACCGAGAAAACGGTAAAGCCACAATTGAGTCTATCCGGCGAATTCGTGAAGGATTGCCTGGATGTCATGTAATTTTGGGTGTTTCCAATATTTCCTTTGGTTTGAATCCAGCGTCGCGGATGGTGCTGAACTCAGTGTTTTTGCACGAAGCGACGACGGCGGGAATGGATGCAGCCATTGTCAGCGCTAACAAAATTTTACCGCTCTCGAAAATTGATGCACGCCATCAAGAAATTTGTCGCCAGTTGATTTATGATGAGCGAAAATTTGAGGGTAACGTCTGCGTTTATGATCCCTTGGGAGAGCTTACCACAGCGTTTGCTGGGGTGACAACAAAACGCGATCGCTCCTTAGATGAAAGTCTCCCCATCCCCGAACGCCTCACACGCCACATCATCGACGGCGAACGCATTGGCTTAGAAGAACATCTGAAAAAAGCCTTAGAAGAACATCCCCCCTTAGAAATTATCAACACCTTCCTGTTAGATGGCATGAAAGTTGTCGGGGAATTGTTCGGTTCTGGACAAATGCAGTTACCCTTCGTTTTGCAATCTGCCGAAACCATGAAAGCGGCGGTGGCATTTCTAGAACCCTTCATGGAAAAATCAGAATCAGGCAACAATGCCAAGGGAACCTTTCTCATTGCCACAGTCAAAGGCGATGTCCACGACATTGGTAAAAATTTGGTGGATATCATCTTGTCCAATAACGGCTACAAGGTGATTAACCTGGGAATTAAACAACCAGTGGAAAACATCATCAACGCTTACGAACAGAACAAACCTGATTGTATAGCCATGAGTGGTTTGCTGGTAAAATCCACCGCCTTCATGAAAGAAAACTTGGAGGTATTTAACGAAAAGGGAATTAGTGTCCCCGTAATTTTAGGTGGTGCGGCGCTGACTCCCAAATTTGTGTATGAAGATTGCCAAAATACCTATAAAGGTAAAGTCGTTTATGGCAAAGATGCCTTTTCTGACTTACACTTCATGGATAAATTAATGCCAGCAAAAGCTACTGGTAACTGGGAAGATTTGCAAGGATTTTTAAATGAAGTCGAAACTACTGAAGTTTCGACAAATGGCCACAAAGAACCAAAAGCTAAGACTGCTGAAGAAACATCTGCTGAACCAAAAGTAGTAGATACGAGACGTTCTGATGCTGTGGCTGTAGATATTGAACGTCCCACACCGCCTTTTTGGGGAACGAAGTTGTTGCAGCCTAGTGATATTCCCATTGAGGAAATATTCTGGCACTTAGATTTACAAGCTTTGGTTGCTGGACAGTGGCAATTCCGTAAACCGAAGGAACAATCTAAGGAAGAATATCAGGCTTTCTTAGCTGAGAAAGTCTACCCAATTTTAGAAACTTGGAAACAGCGAATTATTGAAGAGAATCTGTTGCATCCCCAGGTGATTTATGGGTATTTCCCTTGTCAATCTCAGGGGAATTCTCTACATATATATGACTCAGAGAACCAATCACAGCAGGTTACAACTTTTGAGTTTCCTAGACAAAAGTCTTTAAGGCGGCTATGCATAGCAGATTTCTTTGCACCAAAGGAATCGGGAATTATTGATGTCTTCCCCATGCAGGCGGTGACTGTAGGGGAAATTGCCACAGAGTTCGCTCAAAAGCTGTTTGCGGCTAATCAATACACCGATTATCTGTATTTCCACGGTATGGCGGTGCAGGTTGCGGAAGCTGTAGCTGAATGGACACACGCCAGAATTCGCCGAGAGTTAGGTTTTGCTGCTGAAGAACCCGACAATATCCGGGACATCTTGGCACAACGCTATCGTGGCTCACGGTATAGTTTTGGTTATCCAGCTTGCCCGAATATCCAAGACCAATACAAGCAACTGGAATTATTGCAGACTGACAGAATTAAATTGTATATGGATGAAAGTGAACAACTTTATCCAGAACAGTCTACCACTGCAATTATTACTTACCACCCAGTAGCAAAATACTTTAGCGCTTAATCCATATCGCCTCCCCCTCTCCTTAATAAGGAGAGCAGGGTGGTTTCATACAAAGAAAGAAAAAACCTTTTGGACTTGATTGGCTAAAGCACTTGAGCTTGAGGGATAGTGCGAAAACCGAGAAATGTGGCAAGAGTCATGATTGGAGTACAGATATTACTGCGTAATTCACAATACAGCGAATAAAATAGCAAGAGCAGATTTCCTGTCCTGGAGATTCCTCCCGATGAAAGTAATCCAAGCTCTTGCTCGTTATTTTCCAGATAAATGCGGTGGTATTCAAGTAAACCTCAACGATTTACTGCCAGAATTGCGATCGCTCTTAGCGTTGGCGGAGCGATCGCATGATATTGACATCTTGATAGCAGCCGCCAAATTAGGTTCCCCACATGGTGATACTTACAAGTACAACGATGTAGAAGTTTATCGATATCCTGTATTCCCTGTACCTAGAACACAACCGAATCACGGTCAATTTCCTCATGGAAAATTTGAAGATTTTGCTAATTGGCTATCTCACCAAAAAGCAGACATCTACCATCAGCACCATTGGGAAGTATCTTGTGGATTGCCTCATCTACGTTTGGCAAAAGAATTAGGCTTGTCAACAGTTGTAACAATCCATTATCCTCTACCCTTATGCCAGCGAACTACTTTGATGTTCAATGGACAACAGGCTTGTGATGGCAAAATAGATGTGGTGCGTTGTTCCCAATGTGCTGATAGTTTGAGCAAAAAGCTACCTGCTGCAATGGTCAAAGGTTTTAGCTATCTGCCCGAAGCTATTTTAGGGAGAGTTCCATTGCCTGTAAGTGCCTATCTTCCTGCCTCAGTAGACGAGGGCAACTTAGGACAATTTGTGCGTCCTTTTGTGATCCCTGGTTATGTTACTGCCCGCAAAAAAAGTCTGCTAGAAATGGCAAAATATGCTGACCGCATTGTAGCAGTGTGTGATTGGCTTTATGAAGCTCTACTGATTAACGGCATTCCTGAAAAAAAACTCGTTCTCTCTCGACACGGAATTTCTGACGCTACACAAGAAAAATCAACACTGGTATTACAGCAATCTGGCACTTTAAAAGTAGTTTTTTTAGGACGCTGGGATATATATAAAGGTATTGATATCTTAGTCCAAGCAGTTAAAGATTTACCTGCGGTGATTCCCATTGAATTGATAATTCATGGCATAGCGCAAGATGAACGATATCGCCAAAAAATTTTTAACCTAATTGACAATGACCCCCGAATTCGCATAGAGAAACAACTAACTAGAGTTGAACTTCCCCAGGCTCTAGCCAATTACGACATCCTAGCTGTACCTTCCCAATGGTTAGAAACTGGGCCGATAGTAGTCTTAGAAGCCCATGAAGCCGGCCTCCCTGTAATTGGTTCCAATTTGGGGGGTATTGCCGAACTTGTAAAACATGGCATTGATGGTTGGTTAGTAACTGCTAATGATACTAAAGCTTGGACTCAAGCTCTTGAGCGATTAGCAACAGATACTAATTTACTTAATAAATTGCGCCAAGGTATTAAACCTGTTCGCACAGTAAATATGCAGGCAGCAGATTTAGCAACCATATATAAAAACCTACAACGGTAGTTTCAAAAATTAAATACTAGTCCTATAGTCTGTGCAAGCAACAGTGTAATTCAGCTATTGACTATTAAACCTAATTACTACGTATTTGCTTGAAATTATGAATATTTATTCTACCGCCTCCCTAATACAGGGAGGTTTTAAGTTTTTTCATATTATTTTGCCCCTAACTGATATTTTTACCTTAACACGTGGGTATTATAGCCTTAGTATGCTGACAACATCTTCATAAAGCTAGCTTTGAATGAAATGGATTTCTACAAAGTTAATTTTAAGTCATACTATTTTTCTATGAAAGTGAGCTTAATTAGCTTGGAAATGTAGGTTTTGTTTCTGTGATATCAGCCTTCTATATAAAAATAAATTTTTATCTCTTTAGTGGACATAAATTAAATAATTTCGAGAAGATCAGTATTTTTCGGTATTAACCAAAAAATGAACCTATGATATAAAGTGAATAAATCGTATTGGTTAATTTACTACTACAGGTTAATTTACTACTACATTTTTAAAAATGTTTAAACAAGGTTAACTTTTACATAAATCAAAAGTCTCACTTTTAGCTAAAACCTAAATAATAGGCTGAATACCTATAAATTCAAATATCCTCACATCCGTAAACAAACACTTAGCAGGGAAGCTTCTATGTCTGTAAAACGCAAGTTATTGAAGGCACTAATATTTTATTTAAAAAACCTTAGTAATCAGTTTTTATCTACAATAAAAAAGAAAATAATTTGGTGTCTAAGAACTATTTTTACAACTAATAGAAGGCGTGGTGCGGGAAATGCTGGTTTTGTTTTACCAACGGTAGCAATGGTATCTTTAGTTGTTGTACTGTTAACAACAGCAATTTTATTTCGCTCTTTTGAACGCTCTAAAAATGCTAGTAATGTTCGAGTAAATGAGGCTGCACTCAACGCTGCTACCCCAGCCATCGATCGAGCTAGAGCTAAAATAAATAAGCTGTTTCAAGACGGACGACTACCACGAGCCACACCAACAGATGATGCGTTGTATTCTACTTTGAGCGGCAATATCAATGAATATACATTTGGTGATGAAACTCAACTTCAACTAGCTCTAAATACCGATCAAAAAGCAAAAAGAACTGAAACTACTGAAAAGGATAAGACACTAAATACTGCATGGCTATACCCTCTAGATACTGACAACAATGGGAAATTTGATAGCTACACACTTTATGGCATTTACTTTAGAAATCCTCCCATAAACGCTGGTGTATATAAATATGCCAGAAATCCATTAGAAGCAAGAACTTTACCAATGACTGCTGGTAATGTCAGTGGAGATTGTGGAGATACGCTAGGCACAAGCGCTACCTTAGTAGGTAATACTGGCTGGTTTAAAGTAGGCAATAAGTTGAAAAAAGCCTTTTTTGTCTATACAGCAACCGTTCCTATTACTACTACGCCATCTAATACTAAATACGAACTTTACAAAGGTAATAAAAGCTTTTCTGCTTTAGAGTATCAACAAGAACGTATCCAACTTCCTGTAGTTAATAATGCTGTTCTTTATGAAGATGATATAGGACTTAGCCCAGGCCCCGCCTTCAGATTAAATGGACGAATTTTTACCAATAGTAATTTTCTCACTGGTTCGCCAGCAAATAGTGTCAAGCTATTTCAAGTTAGCAGTAAGGAATCCTGTTTCTACGATAACGATAATGCCAAAATAGTAATTGGTGGAAACTTGGGCGCTGGTGGCTTCACAGATACAAGTGACTTAGGCAATGTCACTAAAGTGCATTTATTTAGAAAAGGAGAAGCCACAGATCCTGTTGAAGTCGATTTTGCAAAATCAACTACTCCAGCATCAAACGAAGCGAATTTCATGGCTTATAACAGCCTTGCCTATACTCAGCGTATCACTCGGCTAGTTAACGCCCAAATAGCTACCACAAATCCCGATCCCGCAGAAGTTACCAAAGGTATTCAACAACAAAAAGATAAGCTTGCTTTAGCAAGTTACACCACAGCAGAAAACGACGCATTACGCAAACAACAGCTACAGCTTTACTTTCAAAAACGCACCCGGCGCGTACCTTACAGAGAAGTTGCTGCTGGAAGCACTGAAGCAGTTGCATTAGGTACATACGCCACAACTACTCCGCTTCAAGGCAGTGGCGATACTCTACGCCCTGTAGATGCTTGGATGTATCCTACCGATCCCACGGATGGGAAAACGGGTACTGGTTACGCTAATTTAACACTAAATATCACCAGTGGTAAACTGATACCTGGTGCAACGGAACCCACAAAACTAGAAAAAGACTATGGCGAAAAAGAACAATCCTTGGGTGATAGGGTTGTAATTGGTAACAATCTGCCTCAAATCTGGTGGGACAGTAATCAAAGCCAATTCGTCGGCCCAAATTTCCAAGATACCCAAAATATTAGTGGTGTTAACTGGGATCTACCAACGACACCTGCTACACCTCGCACTCGCCGCTCTCGCGTACAAATATTAGCTGATTTAGGCTCTACAGACCGAGATAAAGATTGGGAACTAGCAGCAGCTCAAGTTCCGAGTACCATACAAGACCCTTTTGGTGGTTTACGAGTGGTAACTGGTGCTGGGATTTATTTGCCTGATAGTTACACAGCCGCAAGTACTACTTTCACTTCAGCTACCAAAGAAATTTGGTCTGATCTGATGCCAGTGCCCCAAGCTCCAGCACCCACGCAAAAGACTATTAAGCCATATTGGATGTATGATTACTCTGCTGTAGGCGCAAGTAATTACTCTTCAATACAGTATAAATGGCCCGAAATTGCCGATCCAACTAAGACACCATCTCTGCGGATGCGAGCTACAGCTGTTTATCACTACAAAGCTACTAGTTACGACCAGCAAAGTCCACAGCCTATAGCTTGTGTAAGCAGCTTTTACGTCCCTACTAATAGCACTACTGCTAAAAATCAAACAGGGCTTCCAGCTTGGGCTTCAAATGCTAATAGTTCAGCTACAGGTGGTTTATCCAACAATGGCATAGTTTACGGGCCTCCAACGAAGGCAGTCAGTGATTATCAGGCCATACTGACTTATCAATCTCAATTAAAATATCCAAAAGGAGATATAAAAGGAGATCCAAAACGTCCAATAACTGATACAACTAATGCAGATTATTTAGCTGGACGTTCTATAGATGATGGACTGCTAGCAAAAGCTTTAGCAAAAACAGCAGCAAATCGTACTCTTTCGGAACAATCTACAATTCATGCTGCAATTTGCGCTCTACAAATTTTAGACGGCAGTATTTCTCCAGTAACCACTACACCTCCTATTCCTCACGGCGCAATTCAAGAAATTGCCTTTTTAGATCCAAGACAGGTTAAGGCAAATCAAACAAGCACTACAAGTACTGATTACGATCTTGCAACAAAAGACAGACAACCTTTAGAAATTCGCGCCACAGTATTAGATATCAACTCGCTTCGCACTACTACGTATGGTGCAGCAACTCCAGCACAAGAATACTTACTGCCAAATAGTGGCATTATCTATGCTACTCGCAATGATGCACTGCCAGATTTGAGTTCAACCAAGACAGATCCAGAGGCGCAAAAACTTGAAAGCCCAGTAGATTATACGCTTGACCCAACGCGCCGACCTAATGCCATTATGCTCATCAACGGCTCACAAATCGGTCGCGGTACAAGTAATAATTATCGAGACGTAGAGAAAGGGTTGATTTTAGCTACCAATTTGCCTGTTTACGTTAAGGGGAACTTTAATCTTCACACCCAAGAAGAGTTCACAACAGCATTGTCAGATGATTGGAGCAATTTCTATACTCGCGCCAAAGCACAGCGCAATCCGAATTTCGCTTGTCGTCCAAATGATACAAGGCTACCAAACTGTACAACTGGTGATCTATGGCGGCCTGCATCTGTGTTGGCAGATTCTGTTACTTTACTT contains:
- the metH gene encoding methionine synthase, with protein sequence MTHSFLERLRSPDSPVLVFDGAMGTNLQTQNLTAEDFGGPQYEGCNEYLVHTKPEAVAKVHRDFLAAGADVIETDTFGSTSLVLAEYDLADQAYYLSKTAAELAKRVAAEFSTPEKPRFVAGSIGPTTKLPTLGHIDFDTMKATFAEQAEALWDGGVDLFLVETCQDVLQIKAALNGIEEVFAKKGDRRPLMVSVTMESMGTMLVGSEISAVLTILEPYPIDILGLNCATGPDLMKPHIKYLSEHSPFIVSCIPNAGLPENVGGQAHYRLTPLELRMSLMHFVEDLGVQVIGGCCGTRPEHIQQLAELAKDLKPKVRQPSLEPAAASIYTTQPYDQDNSFLIVGERLNASGSKKCRDLLNAEDWDGLVSMARAQVKEGAHILDVNVDYVGRDGVRDMHELVSRIVNNVTLPLMLDSTEWEKMEAGLKVAGGKCLLNSTNYEDGEPRFLKVLELAKKYGAGIVIGTIDEDGMARTADKKFAIAQRAYRQAVEFGIPPTEIFFDTLALPISTGIEEDRENGKATIESIRRIREGLPGCHVILGVSNISFGLNPASRMVLNSVFLHEATTAGMDAAIVSANKILPLSKIDARHQEICRQLIYDERKFEGNVCVYDPLGELTTAFAGVTTKRDRSLDESLPIPERLTRHIIDGERIGLEEHLKKALEEHPPLEIINTFLLDGMKVVGELFGSGQMQLPFVLQSAETMKAAVAFLEPFMEKSESGNNAKGTFLIATVKGDVHDIGKNLVDIILSNNGYKVINLGIKQPVENIINAYEQNKPDCIAMSGLLVKSTAFMKENLEVFNEKGISVPVILGGAALTPKFVYEDCQNTYKGKVVYGKDAFSDLHFMDKLMPAKATGNWEDLQGFLNEVETTEVSTNGHKEPKAKTAEETSAEPKVVDTRRSDAVAVDIERPTPPFWGTKLLQPSDIPIEEIFWHLDLQALVAGQWQFRKPKEQSKEEYQAFLAEKVYPILETWKQRIIEENLLHPQVIYGYFPCQSQGNSLHIYDSENQSQQVTTFEFPRQKSLRRLCIADFFAPKESGIIDVFPMQAVTVGEIATEFAQKLFAANQYTDYLYFHGMAVQVAEAVAEWTHARIRRELGFAAEEPDNIRDILAQRYRGSRYSFGYPACPNIQDQYKQLELLQTDRIKLYMDESEQLYPEQSTTAIITYHPVAKYFSA
- a CDS encoding glycosyltransferase, which encodes MKVIQALARYFPDKCGGIQVNLNDLLPELRSLLALAERSHDIDILIAAAKLGSPHGDTYKYNDVEVYRYPVFPVPRTQPNHGQFPHGKFEDFANWLSHQKADIYHQHHWEVSCGLPHLRLAKELGLSTVVTIHYPLPLCQRTTLMFNGQQACDGKIDVVRCSQCADSLSKKLPAAMVKGFSYLPEAILGRVPLPVSAYLPASVDEGNLGQFVRPFVIPGYVTARKKSLLEMAKYADRIVAVCDWLYEALLINGIPEKKLVLSRHGISDATQEKSTLVLQQSGTLKVVFLGRWDIYKGIDILVQAVKDLPAVIPIELIIHGIAQDERYRQKIFNLIDNDPRIRIEKQLTRVELPQALANYDILAVPSQWLETGPIVVLEAHEAGLPVIGSNLGGIAELVKHGIDGWLVTANDTKAWTQALERLATDTNLLNKLRQGIKPVRTVNMQAADLATIYKNLQR
- the hpsA gene encoding hormogonium polysaccharide biosynthesis protein HpsA, with the translated sequence MSVKRKLLKALIFYLKNLSNQFLSTIKKKIIWCLRTIFTTNRRRGAGNAGFVLPTVAMVSLVVVLLTTAILFRSFERSKNASNVRVNEAALNAATPAIDRARAKINKLFQDGRLPRATPTDDALYSTLSGNINEYTFGDETQLQLALNTDQKAKRTETTEKDKTLNTAWLYPLDTDNNGKFDSYTLYGIYFRNPPINAGVYKYARNPLEARTLPMTAGNVSGDCGDTLGTSATLVGNTGWFKVGNKLKKAFFVYTATVPITTTPSNTKYELYKGNKSFSALEYQQERIQLPVVNNAVLYEDDIGLSPGPAFRLNGRIFTNSNFLTGSPANSVKLFQVSSKESCFYDNDNAKIVIGGNLGAGGFTDTSDLGNVTKVHLFRKGEATDPVEVDFAKSTTPASNEANFMAYNSLAYTQRITRLVNAQIATTNPDPAEVTKGIQQQKDKLALASYTTAENDALRKQQLQLYFQKRTRRVPYREVAAGSTEAVALGTYATTTPLQGSGDTLRPVDAWMYPTDPTDGKTGTGYANLTLNITSGKLIPGATEPTKLEKDYGEKEQSLGDRVVIGNNLPQIWWDSNQSQFVGPNFQDTQNISGVNWDLPTTPATPRTRRSRVQILADLGSTDRDKDWELAAAQVPSTIQDPFGGLRVVTGAGIYLPDSYTAASTTFTSATKEIWSDLMPVPQAPAPTQKTIKPYWMYDYSAVGASNYSSIQYKWPEIADPTKTPSLRMRATAVYHYKATSYDQQSPQPIACVSSFYVPTNSTTAKNQTGLPAWASNANSSATGGLSNNGIVYGPPTKAVSDYQAILTYQSQLKYPKGDIKGDPKRPITDTTNADYLAGRSIDDGLLAKALAKTAANRTLSEQSTIHAAICALQILDGSISPVTTTPPIPHGAIQEIAFLDPRQVKANQTSTTSTDYDLATKDRQPLEIRATVLDINSLRTTTYGAATPAQEYLLPNSGIIYATRNDALPDLSSTKTDPEAQKLESPVDYTLDPTRRPNAIMLINGSQIGRGTSNNYRDVEKGLILATNLPVYVKGNFNLHTQEEFTTALSDDWSNFYTRAKAQRNPNFACRPNDTRLPNCTTGDLWRPASVLADSVTLLSNNFRLGYRDDGDYDWSNSYNGPFPIPSGFSQYNSFVPIAKWRDTATKIPKDFDSTTTGVQGSSYLNNFVTPIALQIPPGSYVTEICTATDPAACSDPLNWIITTSCGNGGGNNSWDGNIIGKNGDPDNNRLKTGYIFSNSSDLTCFPANAPRRIAFVRDPITHQLVTPLRVLGVDSPGKNVQEFTLGSGTSTTGTTLLPPSPDVFMPWLKPVITAGAVSGFEPVLQINQPFATPQDPDNTNNIVSGTHNNWLQTATETTFNLIAVAGDTPARPTEDNGGLHNFVRFMENWNPTGGTSDAIKARISGSFVQTKRSAYATAPFNTSISTQSDNFKYKIQGNNSRTPFYLAPTRQWGYDVALLSQSPDLLAQKLATIPDDLPDEYFREVGRDDAWVQSLLCAKKPDTSTPPVYSAAIDSDQRPSNCPS